A single genomic interval of Treponema primitia ZAS-1 harbors:
- a CDS encoding ATP-binding protein, translating to MKKPAQFAMYFLLAAALIGAVLFFLRPKNPAESPFRVELSDCPIYAKKGFNFQDIIREFSPDDWEAAALPNQGRTSLIIKDILGLKSGRPFLSPWADADEEFTMAIPFEVDTEAIRALRSSPPVTPGIYLAGIGDNWEVYLNGFLVHSEIYLDPKGQITDHRTRRGAGIPVYRDIFHTGTNILAIRIISPPGFDYGGLFYTAPHFIDDYRIVMRHSADQMTLIFCTVYVFVGLYHLLLFFLMRRAEKYNFYYGIFSIMTGIYFIARSPVIYNLISDSAITQKIEYSALYILVFFLASFIEQLNFNRIQLPAKLYGLFCFVLIILQSFFSLEFSDNALNLWRVVCMLMLIYVLGHDVMFPFCKGIHRQWEKHTYAKWNLLKEIQNGLAKTLFGNIVTVIVFLSLTAVVDTLDAAFIHTGIFLTRYSFFFVTTGMTVALAKHLADSYNQVHQQKAELEILVGERTRELAEQVKIAESASRAKSEFLATMSHEIRTPLNAIIGLSNIVLEKTLSEAAHGSIEKIRASGVTLLGIINDILDISKIEAGNFEIIPVEYSTASLISESVRLNMVRIGEKPIAFELSVSGDFPETLFGDELRIKQILNNILSNAIKYTRAGKVRLEITHEPFENGIRMILKVSDTGVGIRQEDREKLFSEYSQLDTKANRKIEGTGLGLSITKKLLTLMNGAISVESEYGKGSTFTMTIPQRTTGTSVIGKEKAEMFAALRFIEEYHNPVRDLKRAWMPYGRVLVVDDVAINLEVAQGLLEPYGLTVECASSGMKAIEMIKDEKHPYDLVLMDHMMPEMDGIETVRIIRNEIGADYAKNIPIVALTANALTGNEEMFLANGFNGFVSKPIDIIELDAMLSKWVRAKQSAETLARAEKERPDADEAKKQEPEKSVPGLDMPGGIKRYNSEKIYKRILTSYSKSAPAMLDTIREPNGTNLSDYMITIHGLKGASRGINAVEIGNMAEELEFAAKASDLQKVTEKNGAFIGAVEKLINDIRIYLDSHQTE from the coding sequence ATGAAAAAACCTGCTCAATTTGCAATGTATTTTCTTCTGGCCGCGGCCCTAATCGGCGCCGTGCTTTTCTTTTTAAGGCCGAAAAATCCCGCGGAAAGCCCCTTCAGGGTAGAGCTGTCCGACTGCCCTATTTATGCAAAAAAGGGCTTTAACTTTCAGGATATAATCCGGGAATTTTCTCCCGATGACTGGGAGGCGGCGGCGCTGCCCAACCAGGGAAGGACCTCGCTTATTATTAAGGACATCCTGGGCCTCAAAAGCGGCCGCCCGTTTCTTTCTCCATGGGCAGACGCCGATGAGGAATTCACCATGGCCATCCCTTTTGAAGTCGATACCGAAGCGATACGCGCCCTGAGAAGTTCGCCGCCGGTAACGCCGGGCATTTATTTGGCGGGCATTGGGGATAACTGGGAAGTATACCTCAACGGGTTTTTAGTCCATTCAGAAATCTATCTGGACCCAAAGGGCCAAATAACCGATCACCGGACGCGGCGGGGCGCGGGTATTCCGGTGTACCGGGATATTTTTCATACCGGTACGAACATTCTTGCCATTAGGATCATAAGCCCTCCCGGTTTCGATTATGGCGGGCTTTTTTATACCGCTCCGCATTTTATTGACGATTACCGCATCGTGATGAGGCACAGCGCCGACCAAATGACTTTGATTTTTTGTACCGTGTATGTTTTTGTCGGCCTCTATCATCTTTTGCTTTTCTTCCTGATGCGGCGAGCGGAAAAGTATAATTTCTATTACGGCATTTTTTCGATTATGACGGGGATTTATTTTATTGCCCGGAGTCCTGTCATCTATAACCTTATCAGCGATTCCGCAATCACCCAAAAAATTGAATATTCGGCCCTCTATATTCTGGTGTTCTTCCTGGCGTCTTTTATCGAACAGCTCAACTTTAACCGTATTCAATTGCCTGCAAAGCTGTACGGCCTTTTCTGTTTCGTCTTGATTATCCTACAGTCGTTTTTCTCCCTTGAATTTTCTGACAACGCATTGAATCTTTGGCGAGTAGTCTGCATGCTCATGCTGATCTATGTTTTGGGCCATGATGTAATGTTTCCCTTCTGCAAAGGCATTCACCGCCAATGGGAAAAACATACCTATGCCAAATGGAATCTCCTAAAAGAGATACAGAACGGCCTTGCCAAGACTCTGTTCGGAAATATCGTTACGGTTATTGTCTTTTTGAGCCTGACCGCCGTAGTTGACACACTGGACGCGGCATTCATCCATACGGGTATTTTCCTGACCCGCTACAGTTTCTTTTTTGTGACAACCGGTATGACCGTCGCTTTAGCAAAACACCTGGCCGATTCGTATAATCAGGTACATCAGCAAAAAGCGGAGCTTGAAATTTTGGTTGGGGAAAGAACACGGGAACTTGCCGAACAGGTAAAGATTGCCGAATCCGCGTCCAGGGCAAAGAGCGAATTCCTTGCAACCATGAGCCACGAAATACGCACGCCCCTAAACGCCATCATTGGCCTTTCAAACATTGTGCTAGAAAAAACGCTGTCCGAAGCCGCTCACGGCAGCATTGAAAAAATCAGAGCTTCGGGAGTTACCCTGCTTGGAATTATAAATGACATTCTGGATATTTCAAAAATTGAAGCGGGCAATTTTGAAATAATTCCGGTAGAATACAGTACCGCTTCTCTGATAAGTGAATCGGTGCGCCTCAATATGGTACGTATAGGTGAAAAACCGATTGCCTTTGAACTTTCGGTGAGCGGCGATTTCCCTGAAACTCTTTTTGGCGATGAACTGCGGATTAAGCAGATTCTTAATAATATCCTGTCCAATGCGATTAAATATACCAGGGCCGGAAAGGTGCGGCTTGAAATAACCCACGAGCCTTTTGAAAACGGAATACGTATGATACTGAAGGTTTCCGACACGGGCGTCGGAATCAGGCAGGAAGACAGGGAAAAACTTTTTTCAGAATACAGCCAGCTTGACACCAAGGCAAACCGGAAAATCGAAGGCACCGGTCTTGGGCTTTCGATCACCAAAAAACTTTTGACCCTTATGAACGGCGCCATCAGCGTGGAAAGCGAATATGGAAAGGGCAGTACTTTTACAATGACAATCCCGCAAAGAACAACGGGAACTTCTGTAATAGGGAAAGAAAAAGCGGAGATGTTCGCGGCCCTTCGTTTTATAGAAGAATACCATAACCCCGTCCGGGATTTGAAAAGAGCCTGGATGCCCTACGGCAGGGTACTCGTCGTGGATGATGTGGCCATAAACCTTGAAGTAGCCCAGGGCCTGCTTGAACCTTACGGACTTACGGTTGAATGTGCCTCAAGCGGCATGAAAGCCATAGAAATGATTAAAGACGAAAAACACCCCTACGATCTCGTGCTCATGGATCACATGATGCCCGAAATGGACGGCATAGAAACGGTGCGCATCATCAGAAATGAAATCGGCGCCGACTACGCAAAAAATATTCCGATTGTAGCCCTTACCGCCAATGCCCTTACCGGCAATGAAGAGATGTTTCTTGCAAATGGGTTTAACGGCTTTGTGTCAAAACCCATAGACATTATAGAACTTGACGCGATGCTCAGCAAATGGGTAAGGGCCAAGCAGAGCGCCGAAACTTTGGCGCGGGCAGAAAAAGAAAGACCCGATGCGGACGAGGCTAAAAAACAAGAACCTGAAAAATCTGTGCCGGGTTTGGATATGCCAGGGGGCATTAAACGCTACAACAGTGAAAAAATATACAAGCGCATCCTGACGAGTTACAGCAAAAGCGCCCCGGCGATGCTCGACACAATCCGCGAACCAAACGGAACAAATCTTTCCGATTATATGATCACGATTCACGGCCTAAAAGGGGCAAGCCGGGGCATTAATGCCGTAGAAATAGGCAACATGGCTGAAGAACTGGAATTCGCCGCCAAGGCAAGCGACCTTCAAAAAGTAACGGAAAAAAACGGCGCCTTTATAGGGGCAGTAGAAAAATTAATCAACGATATTCGCATTTACCTGGATAGCCACCAAACAGAATAA